The proteins below are encoded in one region of Oligoflexus sp.:
- a CDS encoding DEAD/DEAH box helicase, whose product MSLFSDLNLSSEVLRAIQELGYEKPSPIQAQALPILLEQTTDFLGLAATGTGKTAAFAIPMLERIDPVMREVQALILCPTRELAMQVTEQVNILGKYLGVNALPIYGGASYTEQHRGLHQGLPVVVGTPGRICDHIRRGTLNLESLQVMILDEADEMISMGFKDDLTAILDCLPEGQANTWLFSATMSPDVRRVADTYLKNPQQVQVNRTEMVPTAIEQRYYVTHEANKPEVLRKLIDSVDDFYGLVFCQTKALVSDLTMYLLDRGYRVDSLHGDKSQAARETTMKAFRDRKVKLLICTDVAARGLDVKDVTHVINYSIPKELDSYVHRIGRTARCGKSGFALSLISPRQRLLIAQIERLTKSKLQEGTIPTRKELGVKKVAYYLQKFQEPAGYARAVEALGDGWKELLATMTPEEVAGRFLALTFPEIFAERDPERSSGNGFPASGFPSTGERSHAAPRPARGDSRVRPVVAPVSRSEGSRAWDKVSARASRHDEPGDDKGRKGKPFKKFPAAAAGSKFAGKAKKPGKKTAWANP is encoded by the coding sequence TTGTCATTATTCTCTGATTTGAACTTAAGTTCCGAAGTCTTGCGCGCTATTCAGGAACTCGGCTATGAGAAGCCCAGCCCCATTCAGGCTCAGGCTCTGCCGATTCTTCTGGAACAAACCACTGACTTTTTGGGTTTGGCCGCTACCGGTACCGGCAAGACAGCGGCTTTTGCCATTCCTATGCTTGAACGCATCGACCCTGTGATGCGCGAAGTTCAGGCCTTGATCCTTTGCCCAACACGTGAACTCGCCATGCAGGTGACCGAGCAGGTCAACATTCTTGGCAAATATTTGGGTGTCAACGCTCTGCCGATTTACGGCGGCGCGAGCTACACCGAACAGCACCGCGGCCTGCATCAGGGTCTGCCGGTGGTTGTGGGAACTCCCGGCCGGATCTGCGATCACATCCGTCGCGGTACTTTGAACCTTGAAAGCCTGCAGGTCATGATCCTGGATGAAGCCGACGAAATGATTTCGATGGGCTTCAAAGATGATCTGACCGCAATCCTGGACTGTCTGCCCGAAGGTCAGGCCAACACCTGGCTGTTCTCGGCGACGATGAGTCCTGATGTTCGTCGCGTGGCCGATACCTATCTGAAGAACCCCCAGCAGGTTCAGGTCAACCGGACCGAAATGGTTCCGACCGCGATTGAGCAGCGTTACTATGTGACGCATGAAGCGAACAAGCCTGAAGTTCTGCGCAAGCTGATCGACTCGGTCGATGATTTCTACGGCCTCGTCTTCTGCCAGACCAAAGCTCTGGTCAGTGATCTGACCATGTACCTTTTGGATCGTGGTTACCGCGTGGACTCCTTGCACGGTGACAAGAGCCAGGCTGCTCGTGAAACCACCATGAAGGCCTTCCGCGATCGCAAAGTGAAACTCCTGATCTGTACCGATGTCGCTGCCCGCGGCCTCGACGTGAAGGATGTGACTCATGTGATCAACTATTCGATTCCGAAGGAACTGGATAGTTATGTGCACCGTATCGGTCGGACCGCGCGCTGCGGCAAGTCCGGTTTTGCACTCAGTTTGATTTCTCCGCGTCAGCGTCTTCTGATTGCTCAGATCGAGCGTTTGACGAAAAGTAAACTCCAGGAAGGCACCATCCCAACCCGTAAGGAATTGGGCGTGAAGAAAGTGGCCTATTATCTGCAGAAATTCCAGGAGCCCGCGGGCTATGCACGCGCGGTGGAAGCTCTGGGTGATGGCTGGAAGGAACTGCTCGCGACCATGACTCCGGAAGAAGTTGCAGGCCGTTTCCTGGCTCTGACCTTCCCCGAGATCTTTGCCGAACGTGATCCTGAGCGCAGCAGCGGCAATGGTTTCCCGGCCTCGGGTTTCCCATCGACGGGCGAACGCTCCCATGCTGCGCCCAGACCAGCTCGCGGCGACAGCCGTGTGCGTCCTGTGGTAGCACCCGTGTCCCGTTCCGAAGGCTCACGCGCCTGGGACAAAGTCAGCGCGCGTGCTTCGCGTCATGACGAGCCGGGCGATGACAAAGGTCGCAAAGGCAAGCCTTTCAAAAAATTCCCCGCAGCGGCTGCTGGCAGCAAGTTCGCCGGTAAAGCGAAAAAGCCTGGTAAAAAAACTGCCTGGGCCAACCCGTAA
- a CDS encoding DUF1993 domain-containing protein: MYFEMIQQFHKVLGNLEAILQKANHHAERRSFDANNFLGMRLTPDMFPLIRQIQIATDTAKAAAAGLAGKEAPKYEDNETSLSQLSERIRTTRAYLEGFKAPDFAGAESRKIKLPNTPGKGMRAAEFLVQRAIPNFYFHVATAYALLRQGGVDLGKKDFLGELPVVDL; encoded by the coding sequence ATGTATTTTGAGATGATCCAGCAGTTTCATAAAGTGCTTGGCAACCTCGAAGCCATCCTTCAGAAGGCCAACCATCACGCCGAACGCCGGAGCTTTGATGCGAACAACTTTCTGGGCATGCGGCTGACTCCGGATATGTTTCCGCTGATACGGCAGATTCAGATTGCGACCGATACGGCGAAGGCCGCGGCTGCGGGTCTGGCGGGCAAGGAAGCCCCGAAATATGAAGACAATGAAACGTCCCTGAGCCAGCTGAGCGAGCGCATACGCACGACGCGCGCTTATCTGGAAGGCTTCAAGGCCCCGGATTTTGCGGGGGCGGAAAGTCGTAAAATCAAGCTGCCCAATACCCCGGGCAAGGGCATGCGTGCCGCGGAATTCCTTGTTCAGCGGGCGATTCCCAATTTCTATTTTCATGTGGCCACGGCTTATGCGCTTTTGCGGCAAGGCGGAGTGGATTTGGGTAAAAAAGATTTCCTTGGTGAATTACCTGTGGTAGACCTATGA